The Iamia majanohamensis genome window below encodes:
- a CDS encoding DUF4436 family protein, giving the protein MDPDRPPPPPPSHPGAELPEDAALRRRRAERAREALASPWSASRARHLRIIALVLVVVGPVIGTLFALVLIPAEPSDVVTAEPPDPPLLDATATVRNIDPTTNEMTLRLVLSEPVSGSGSDLEDPGLFDGGVLSEPVAVVVNDSAGENVRLLPGGQAPGSIGLTLPLSSSRVTRYPVDRYDTTLLVQARRGSIDGDPVPVRLTVRSNDPLFTTVATEAEATPMAAATDLRVQRRWTVVGWAVFFVILCWMLAISAASVGWITVVHGLSSPFWCWGFLVGVLFALPPLRTALPGNPPGGSLVDFAAFYWAVGIVALTMVAMIGSWNVRVRRWPDNPDAPRPPI; this is encoded by the coding sequence GTGGACCCCGACCGCCCACCTCCCCCGCCGCCGTCCCACCCGGGCGCCGAGCTGCCCGAGGACGCCGCCCTGCGGCGTCGTCGGGCCGAGCGGGCCCGCGAGGCGCTGGCCTCGCCCTGGTCGGCCTCCCGTGCCCGGCACCTCCGGATCATCGCCCTCGTCCTGGTCGTCGTCGGGCCCGTGATCGGCACGCTCTTCGCCCTGGTGCTGATCCCGGCCGAGCCCTCCGACGTGGTCACCGCCGAACCCCCGGACCCGCCGCTGCTCGACGCCACCGCCACGGTGCGCAACATCGACCCGACCACCAACGAGATGACCCTGCGGTTGGTGCTGTCCGAGCCGGTCTCCGGGTCCGGGAGCGACCTGGAGGACCCGGGCCTCTTCGACGGCGGGGTCCTGAGCGAGCCCGTCGCCGTGGTGGTGAACGACTCCGCCGGGGAGAACGTGCGCCTGCTGCCCGGGGGTCAGGCGCCGGGATCGATCGGACTCACGCTGCCGCTCTCGAGCTCGCGCGTCACCCGCTACCCGGTCGACCGGTACGACACGACCCTGCTCGTCCAGGCCCGGCGGGGCAGCATCGACGGCGACCCCGTCCCGGTGCGCCTGACGGTGCGCTCCAACGACCCCCTCTTCACCACGGTGGCGACCGAGGCCGAGGCCACCCCGATGGCCGCCGCGACCGACCTCCGGGTCCAGCGCCGGTGGACGGTGGTCGGCTGGGCCGTCTTCTTCGTCATCCTCTGCTGGATGCTCGCCATCTCGGCCGCCTCGGTCGGGTGGATCACCGTGGTCCACGGCCTGAGCTCGCCGTTCTGGTGCTGGGGCTTCCTCGTCGGCGTGCTCTTCGCCCTGCCCCCCCTGCGCACCGCCCTGCCCGGCAACCCACCGGGTGGCTCGCTGGTGGACTTCGCCGCCTTCTACTGGGCCGTCGGCATCGTGGCCCTCACGATGGTGGCCATGATCGGGTCGTGGAACGTCCGGGTCCGACGGTGGCCCGACAACCCCGACGCCCCCCGCCCTCCCATCTGA
- a CDS encoding DUF4262 domain-containing protein — translation MSEGSEDVFPDRDMSHRDKVEFMLEREGWALDAVPPRTDIDPPLPRYAYTIGFEDRFGFPEVCLFGLSPVACRGLFGLVAGALEGGSDLPVGQPFIGLLDGGQPCALLPVDAAVSVGMFPALAEHHTLAREAADAFRMVQLAWPDPAGVLPWEPGFAPDLAPVQLLLGDPPTA, via the coding sequence GTGAGCGAGGGCAGCGAGGACGTCTTCCCCGACCGCGACATGAGCCACCGCGACAAGGTCGAGTTCATGCTCGAGCGCGAGGGCTGGGCCCTCGACGCGGTGCCGCCCCGCACCGACATCGACCCGCCCCTGCCCCGCTACGCCTACACCATCGGCTTCGAGGACCGCTTCGGCTTCCCCGAGGTGTGTCTCTTCGGGCTCTCCCCGGTGGCCTGCCGGGGCCTGTTCGGCCTGGTGGCGGGGGCCCTCGAGGGGGGCAGCGACCTGCCCGTGGGCCAGCCCTTCATCGGCCTCCTCGACGGCGGCCAGCCCTGCGCCCTGCTCCCCGTCGACGCCGCCGTGAGCGTGGGGATGTTCCCGGCCCTGGCCGAGCACCACACCCTGGCCCGGGAGGCGGCCGACGCCTTCCGCATGGTCCAGCTGGCCTGGCCCGACCCGGCCGGCGTGCTGCCCTGGGAGCCCGGCTTCGCCCCCGACCTGGCCCCCGTCCAGCTCCTCCTCGGCGACCCGCCCACGGCCTGA
- a CDS encoding alpha/beta fold hydrolase — translation MTEILPPRLEGTVHVGDDRHLSFAEFGAPDGRPVVWLHGTPGSRRQIPVEARALAIERGLRLIGVDRPGIGRSTSHLHASVAGFTDDLSALADGLGLERIAVIGLSGGGPYALAAGAGMPDRVVGVVVLGGVAPTVGPDAVAGGLVALGKRMAPLVSLTRVPSGYGLTAAMRLSRPIASPALDLYARLSPAGDRALLRRPEFKAMFLDDLFTGSRRQLAAPFADILLFGRHWGFDLADVAVPVRWWHGDEDHIVPFAHGRHCVARLPDAELTVLAGESHLGGLGVSEDIVASLDALWADR, via the coding sequence GTGACCGAGATCCTGCCCCCGCGCCTGGAGGGCACCGTCCACGTCGGCGACGACCGCCACCTGAGCTTCGCCGAGTTCGGCGCCCCCGACGGGCGGCCGGTCGTCTGGCTGCACGGGACCCCCGGCTCCCGCCGGCAGATCCCGGTCGAGGCCCGGGCCCTGGCCATCGAGCGGGGCCTGCGCCTGATCGGCGTGGACCGGCCCGGGATCGGGCGGTCGACCTCGCACCTGCACGCCTCGGTGGCCGGGTTCACCGACGACCTCTCCGCCCTCGCCGACGGGCTGGGCCTCGAGCGGATCGCGGTCATCGGCCTCTCCGGCGGTGGCCCGTACGCGCTGGCCGCCGGCGCCGGGATGCCCGACCGGGTCGTGGGGGTGGTCGTCCTCGGCGGCGTCGCCCCCACCGTCGGGCCCGACGCCGTCGCCGGCGGCCTCGTCGCCCTGGGCAAGCGCATGGCGCCGCTGGTCTCCCTCACCCGGGTGCCCTCCGGCTACGGCCTCACCGCGGCCATGCGCCTGTCCCGGCCGATCGCCTCGCCGGCGCTCGACCTCTACGCCCGGCTGTCGCCCGCCGGCGATCGTGCCCTCCTCCGCCGACCCGAGTTCAAGGCCATGTTCCTTGACGACCTGTTCACCGGCAGCCGTCGTCAGCTGGCGGCGCCGTTCGCCGACATCCTCCTGTTCGGCCGGCACTGGGGCTTCGACCTGGCCGACGTGGCCGTCCCGGTGCGCTGGTGGCACGGCGACGAGGACCACATCGTCCCCTTCGCCCACGGGCGCCACTGCGTCGCGCGCCTGCCCGACGCCGAGCTCACCGTCCTCGCCGGCGAGAGCCACCTGGGGGGCCTGGGCGTCTCCGAGGACATCGTCGCCAGCCTCGACGCGCTGTGGGCCGACCGGTGA
- a CDS encoding flavin monoamine oxidase family protein, whose translation MAEDVVDVVVVGAGLAGLAAARDLSRAGRSVVVVEARDRVGGRIVNHRFADGSEVEIGGQWVGPTQDRVLALAAEVEAATYPTYDTGALLTVRSGRVVRHRSPTFGLPPAAVAEIAVSQPRLERIARRVDLDSPWATRGADALDAQTFETWIRRHHRTETARAFWRLAVEAVFAAEPRDISLLHVAFYIGSGGSLERLLGTRRGAQQDRIAGGSVVLAERLADRLRHEGVEIRLGAPVRAVEQGDDAVVVRHDGGEVRAGRAVVAVPPTLAGRIRWSPLLPARRDQLLQKVPMGSVTKCLVVYDEPFWRDEGLCGQVASLEDPVTITFDNTLPTEGAPGVIVAFLEGDHARRAAELSPRERELLVTRSLARFFGPRASSPVDYAERDWAAEEWTRGCYGAHLAPGVWSSFGDLLREPWGRVHWAGTETAAVWNGYMDGAVRSGERAANEVLAAG comes from the coding sequence GTGGCTGAGGACGTGGTCGACGTCGTCGTGGTCGGCGCCGGGCTGGCCGGGCTGGCCGCGGCGCGCGACCTGTCCCGGGCCGGGCGGTCGGTGGTGGTGGTCGAGGCCCGCGACCGCGTCGGCGGCCGGATCGTGAACCACCGCTTCGCCGACGGCTCCGAGGTGGAGATCGGCGGCCAGTGGGTGGGGCCAACCCAGGACCGGGTCCTGGCCCTGGCGGCCGAGGTGGAGGCCGCCACCTACCCCACCTACGACACCGGCGCGCTGCTCACCGTGCGGAGCGGCCGGGTCGTCCGCCACCGCAGCCCCACCTTCGGCCTCCCGCCGGCGGCGGTGGCCGAGATCGCCGTGTCCCAGCCCCGGCTGGAGCGCATCGCCCGCCGGGTCGACCTGGACTCGCCCTGGGCCACCCGGGGCGCCGACGCCCTCGACGCCCAGACCTTCGAGACCTGGATCCGGCGCCACCACCGCACCGAGACCGCCCGCGCCTTCTGGCGCCTCGCCGTGGAGGCCGTGTTCGCGGCCGAGCCCCGCGACATCTCGCTGCTCCACGTCGCCTTCTACATCGGCTCCGGCGGCTCCCTGGAGCGGCTGCTCGGCACCCGGCGGGGGGCCCAGCAGGACCGCATCGCCGGCGGCAGCGTGGTCCTCGCCGAGCGGCTGGCCGACCGGCTGCGCCACGAGGGCGTCGAGATCCGGCTGGGGGCGCCGGTGCGGGCGGTGGAGCAGGGCGACGACGCCGTCGTGGTGCGCCACGACGGGGGGGAGGTGCGCGCCGGCCGGGCCGTGGTCGCCGTGCCCCCGACCCTGGCCGGGCGCATCCGCTGGAGCCCCCTCCTGCCCGCCCGGCGCGACCAGCTGCTGCAGAAGGTGCCCATGGGGAGCGTCACCAAGTGCCTCGTCGTCTACGACGAGCCCTTCTGGCGCGACGAGGGCCTGTGCGGCCAGGTGGCGTCGCTCGAGGACCCCGTCACCATCACCTTCGACAACACGCTCCCCACCGAGGGCGCCCCCGGCGTGATCGTCGCCTTCCTCGAGGGCGACCACGCCCGTCGCGCCGCCGAGCTGTCGCCCCGGGAGCGCGAGCTGCTGGTCACCCGGTCCCTGGCCCGCTTCTTCGGTCCCCGCGCCTCGAGCCCGGTCGACTACGCCGAGCGGGACTGGGCCGCCGAGGAGTGGACCCGCGGCTGCTACGGGGCCCACCTCGCCCCCGGCGTGTGGTCCTCGTTCGGGGACCTGCTCCGGGAGCCGTGGGGCCGGGTGCACTGGGCCGGCACCGAGACGGCGGCGGTGTGGAACGGGTACATGGACGGTGCCGTCCGCAGCGGCGAGCGCGCCGCCAACGAGGTGCTGGCCGCGGGCTGA
- a CDS encoding OB-fold domain-containing protein translates to MRGILALGAHLPHRRLDRRDIAAVAGGGGGRGTRTVAGYDEDATTLAVEAGRTALRPHPDAAPAALWFSTTTPTYADKTNATAVHAALRLPDHAVAADFAGAARSSVVALRAALAGGGPTLVVAADVRPGLPGSPDEAAGGDAAAALLVGEGTDALPVRAELVGAGARTEEFLDRWRTPGDARTRQWEDRFGEQRYVPLGRAALDAALAEAGLEAGDLDRVLVASPHARAARSAGRKLGVAPEVVGDDLGSTVGNPGATQPLLLLVAALEEAAPGDLIALVSLADGADALVFRATDEVAATPSARPVADQVAAGAPVEYPTYLRWRGLLATEPPRRPEPARPSASAAARSAEWKFGYVASEDRTSGAVHMPPARAAMHGGPIDDMEPRPMADATGTVVTSTIDRLAYSPSPPIVFAIVDFDGGGRVPVELTDCDAAEVGIGVRVEMTFRRLFTADGIANYFWKARPVRDADGTVVRAAAAEAG, encoded by the coding sequence ATGCGCGGCATCCTCGCCCTCGGCGCCCACCTCCCGCACCGACGCCTCGACCGGCGGGACATCGCCGCGGTGGCCGGCGGGGGAGGGGGCAGGGGCACCCGCACGGTGGCCGGCTACGACGAGGACGCCACCACCCTCGCGGTCGAGGCCGGCCGCACCGCGCTGCGCCCGCACCCCGACGCCGCGCCCGCCGCGCTGTGGTTCTCCACCACCACCCCCACCTACGCCGACAAGACCAACGCCACCGCGGTCCACGCCGCCCTGCGCCTCCCGGACCACGCCGTCGCGGCCGACTTCGCCGGCGCCGCCCGCTCCTCGGTGGTCGCCCTGCGCGCCGCCCTGGCCGGCGGCGGGCCCACGCTGGTGGTGGCGGCCGACGTGCGCCCCGGGCTGCCGGGGAGCCCCGACGAGGCCGCCGGGGGCGACGCCGCCGCCGCTCTGCTCGTGGGCGAGGGGACCGACGCGCTGCCCGTCCGGGCCGAGCTGGTCGGGGCCGGGGCCCGCACCGAGGAGTTCCTCGACCGCTGGCGCACCCCGGGCGACGCCCGCACCCGCCAGTGGGAGGACCGCTTCGGCGAGCAGCGCTACGTGCCCCTCGGCCGGGCCGCGCTCGACGCCGCCCTCGCCGAGGCCGGCCTGGAGGCGGGCGACCTCGACCGGGTGCTGGTGGCCAGCCCCCACGCCCGGGCCGCCCGCAGCGCGGGGCGCAAGCTGGGCGTCGCCCCGGAGGTCGTGGGCGACGACCTGGGGAGCACCGTCGGCAACCCGGGGGCCACCCAGCCGCTGCTCCTCCTCGTCGCCGCCCTCGAGGAGGCCGCGCCGGGCGACCTCATCGCCCTGGTGTCGCTGGCCGACGGGGCCGACGCCCTCGTGTTCCGGGCCACCGACGAGGTCGCGGCGACGCCGTCGGCCCGGCCCGTGGCCGACCAGGTCGCGGCCGGCGCGCCGGTCGAGTACCCCACCTACCTGCGCTGGCGGGGGCTGCTCGCCACCGAGCCGCCCCGGCGGCCCGAGCCGGCCCGGCCGTCGGCGTCGGCCGCGGCCCGCAGCGCGGAGTGGAAGTTCGGCTACGTGGCCTCCGAGGACCGCACGTCGGGCGCGGTGCACATGCCCCCGGCCCGGGCCGCCATGCACGGCGGGCCCATCGACGACATGGAGCCCCGGCCCATGGCCGACGCCACCGGGACGGTGGTCACCTCCACCATCGACCGCCTGGCCTACTCGCCCAGCCCGCCCATCGTGTTCGCCATCGTCGACTTCGACGGCGGGGGCCGGGTGCCGGTCGAGCTGACCGACTGCGACGCGGCCGAGGTCGGCATCGGCGTCCGCGTCGAGATGACCTTCCGCCGGCTGTTCACCGCCGACGGCATCGCCAACTACTTCTGGAAGGCCCGGCCCGTCAGGGACGCCGACGGCACCGTCGTCCGTGCCGCCGCGGCCGAGGCCGGCTGA
- a CDS encoding acetyl-CoA acetyltransferase, translating into MGSHGIRDRVAIVGMGCTPFAEHFDKGLDDLMVEATTEALDGAGITRADADAWWVGTAQSGMSGIMLAKALQLEGAPVTRVENMCATGSEALRAASYAVASGAYDLAVAVGVEKVKDSGYQGLNAFPIPTDGTNRTLTAAAMFSMVLPAYAERYGVDPDQLRRVAARIASKNHANGAKNPKAQFRREMSVDAICDMPAVAGQLGVFDCAGVADGAAAAVVCRAEDAHRYTDSPLFVKALSLVAGNGSGLIDPSYDYTTFPEIEAAGADAYAQAGITDPRGELALAEVHDCFTPTELVLMEDLGFSARGEAWTDCEKGTFDLDGELPVNPDGGLKSFGHPVGASGLRMMYEAWLQLRREAPAERQVATVDAGRTLALTHNLGGYPGEMVSFVGIVGTEPSA; encoded by the coding sequence ATGGGATCGCACGGCATCCGCGACCGGGTCGCCATCGTCGGCATGGGCTGCACGCCCTTCGCCGAGCACTTCGACAAGGGCCTCGACGACCTGATGGTGGAGGCCACCACCGAGGCCCTCGACGGCGCCGGCATCACCCGGGCCGACGCCGACGCCTGGTGGGTGGGCACGGCCCAGTCGGGCATGAGCGGCATCATGCTGGCCAAGGCCCTCCAGCTCGAGGGGGCGCCGGTCACCCGCGTCGAGAACATGTGCGCCACCGGCTCCGAGGCCCTGCGGGCCGCGTCCTACGCGGTCGCCTCCGGTGCCTACGACCTGGCCGTGGCCGTGGGCGTGGAGAAGGTCAAGGACTCCGGCTACCAGGGCCTCAACGCCTTCCCGATCCCCACCGACGGCACCAACCGCACGCTCACCGCGGCGGCCATGTTCTCCATGGTCCTGCCCGCCTACGCCGAGCGCTACGGCGTCGACCCCGACCAGCTGCGCCGGGTCGCGGCCCGCATCGCCAGCAAGAACCACGCCAACGGGGCCAAGAACCCCAAGGCCCAGTTCCGCCGGGAGATGTCGGTCGACGCCATCTGCGACATGCCGGCCGTGGCCGGCCAGCTCGGCGTCTTCGACTGCGCCGGGGTGGCCGACGGCGCCGCCGCAGCCGTCGTGTGCCGGGCCGAGGACGCCCACCGCTACACCGACTCCCCCCTCTTCGTGAAGGCCCTTTCGCTCGTCGCCGGCAACGGCTCGGGGCTCATCGACCCGTCCTACGACTACACGACGTTCCCCGAGATCGAGGCCGCCGGCGCCGACGCCTACGCCCAGGCCGGCATCACCGACCCCCGCGGCGAGCTGGCCCTGGCCGAGGTGCACGACTGCTTCACGCCCACCGAGCTGGTGCTGATGGAGGACCTCGGCTTCTCGGCCCGGGGCGAGGCGTGGACCGACTGCGAGAAGGGCACCTTCGACCTCGACGGGGAGCTGCCGGTCAACCCCGACGGCGGGCTCAAGAGCTTCGGCCACCCCGTCGGGGCCAGCGGCCTCCGCATGATGTACGAGGCGTGGCTGCAGCTGCGGCGGGAGGCGCCGGCCGAGCGCCAGGTGGCCACCGTCGATGCGGGCCGCACCCTGGCCCTCACCCACAACCTCGGGGGCTACCCGGGGGAGATGGTGAGCTTCGTCGGCATCGTGGGCACCGAGCCCTCCGCCTAG
- a CDS encoding universal stress protein → MDETARIVVGIDGSEGSLAALAVARQEAALLGAPVEAVMAWDHLDQPGPEPFDPHYSAEKAQAWLDAVLARAVTDEGPAVTGRAVCGHPATVLLDAGAGADLLVVGARGHGGFLGLRLGSVSHKVLHHAPCPVLVCRERAAGEVPSTDGRPVVVGADGSAPSRRAMVWAAEEAVRRGVTLVAVHGWGLPSAASGPLADPSAFSLSEAFSEAALELVTEEAARVRKEVPAVEVEVRSDGTGAAPAVLDAAEGAALVVVGSRGRGGFAGLVLGSISQQVAQHAPCPVVVVPDAD, encoded by the coding sequence ATGGACGAGACAGCGCGCATCGTGGTCGGCATCGACGGGTCCGAGGGGTCCCTGGCGGCCCTGGCCGTGGCCCGCCAGGAGGCCGCGCTGCTCGGTGCGCCGGTGGAGGCGGTCATGGCCTGGGACCACCTCGACCAGCCCGGCCCGGAGCCGTTCGACCCCCACTACTCGGCCGAGAAGGCCCAGGCCTGGCTGGACGCCGTCCTCGCCCGGGCCGTCACCGACGAGGGCCCGGCTGTCACCGGGCGGGCGGTGTGCGGCCACCCGGCCACCGTCCTGCTCGACGCCGGCGCCGGCGCCGACCTCCTCGTGGTGGGGGCCCGGGGCCACGGCGGCTTCCTCGGCCTCCGCCTGGGCTCGGTGAGCCACAAGGTGCTCCACCACGCCCCCTGCCCCGTGCTCGTGTGCCGGGAGCGGGCGGCGGGCGAGGTGCCGAGCACCGACGGCCGCCCCGTGGTCGTCGGCGCCGACGGCTCGGCGCCCTCGCGGCGGGCGATGGTGTGGGCCGCCGAGGAGGCCGTCCGGCGGGGCGTCACCCTCGTCGCCGTCCACGGGTGGGGCCTGCCCTCCGCCGCCTCGGGCCCCCTCGCGGATCCCTCCGCCTTCAGCCTGAGCGAGGCCTTCTCCGAGGCGGCGCTGGAGCTGGTCACCGAGGAGGCGGCCCGGGTCCGCAAGGAGGTCCCCGCCGTCGAGGTCGAGGTCCGCTCCGACGGCACCGGTGCCGCCCCCGCCGTGCTCGACGCCGCGGAGGGCGCCGCCCTGGTCGTGGTCGGGTCCCGGGGGCGGGGCGGCTTCGCCGGCCTGGTGCTGGGGTCGATCAGCCAGCAGGTCGCCCAGCACGCGCCGTGCCCGGTGGTGGTCGTCCCCGACGCGGACTGA
- a CDS encoding GNAT family N-acetyltransferase has product MTDHDDADRYEVHVDGALAGYADRHVADGTMVLPHTVVDPRFRGRGLAARLVRRALDDARARDLAVAPACSYVADFLAHHPDDLDLVPAPERPRYGL; this is encoded by the coding sequence GTGACCGACCACGACGACGCCGACCGCTACGAGGTGCACGTCGACGGCGCCCTGGCCGGCTACGCCGACCGGCACGTGGCCGACGGGACGATGGTGCTGCCCCACACCGTCGTCGATCCGCGCTTCCGGGGTCGCGGGCTGGCCGCCCGGCTGGTGCGCCGGGCCCTCGACGACGCCCGGGCGCGCGACCTGGCGGTGGCCCCGGCCTGCTCCTACGTGGCCGACTTCCTGGCCCACCACCCCGACGACCTCGACCTGGTGCCCGCGCCCGAACGCCCCCGGTACGGCCTCTGA
- a CDS encoding GNAT family N-acetyltransferase gives MTTTTTNVPEEQRWELRVDGDLAVVAEYRLDDDRITFTHTRTEPDHRGEGLARQLVDAALADARDRGLAVVPECPYVRKVVGEDADLVALVPADDRDRLGL, from the coding sequence ATGACCACCACCACGACGAACGTCCCCGAGGAGCAGCGCTGGGAGCTGCGGGTCGACGGCGACCTGGCCGTGGTGGCCGAGTACCGCCTCGACGACGACCGCATCACCTTCACCCACACCCGCACCGAGCCCGACCACCGGGGCGAGGGCCTGGCCCGCCAGCTGGTCGACGCCGCCCTGGCCGACGCCCGCGACCGGGGCCTCGCCGTGGTGCCCGAGTGCCCCTACGTGCGCAAGGTGGTCGGCGAGGACGCCGACCTGGTGGCCCTCGTGCCCGCCGACGACCGGGATCGGCTGGGCCTGTGA
- a CDS encoding AI-2E family transporter: MPDARDDPGPGEGRPPDLGAAVVGADPSAPGDEAHERLTVSIDPRSAIWLVLALLALFVGAAFLESTVRSLTVIGVGVLLAFAVEPLVLGVQRRTGASRGVAVGVVGAALVAVFVALALLVGPAAVRQAQDFGDELPRTLTEIESLPVVGDRLAEADFASRVEQRIDDLPGRIDADGISDAARGVLNGALNGLGALFVAVVVLLDGPRLVDRLRLVVPEEHRERADAVGRVFYRVVGTYFAGSLLVATIGGTWVLVVGLAVGVPLAPVAAVWYAVVSLIPQVGGFLGTSFVTLLALTQGVVPALIVLVLVVAYMNLENYVITPAIVGEAVDLSPPVTMLAALVGGAAAGVPGALAATPLCGTVKAVYQEARFGEAPPAPTRLVDRLPAPLRRLVARVRGRRTPEEGDRG; this comes from the coding sequence GTGCCCGACGCCCGCGACGACCCCGGGCCGGGCGAGGGCCGGCCCCCGGACCTCGGCGCCGCGGTGGTGGGGGCCGACCCGTCCGCCCCCGGCGACGAGGCCCACGAGCGCCTCACGGTCAGCATCGACCCCCGCTCGGCCATCTGGCTCGTGCTCGCCCTCCTCGCCCTCTTCGTGGGGGCCGCGTTCCTGGAGTCCACGGTCCGGTCCCTCACCGTGATCGGCGTCGGCGTGCTCCTCGCCTTCGCGGTCGAGCCCCTCGTCCTCGGCGTGCAGCGGCGGACCGGCGCGTCCCGGGGGGTGGCCGTCGGGGTCGTGGGCGCCGCCCTCGTCGCCGTGTTCGTGGCCCTGGCCCTGCTGGTCGGACCGGCCGCGGTGCGCCAGGCCCAGGACTTCGGCGACGAGCTGCCCCGGACCCTCACCGAGATCGAGTCCCTCCCGGTCGTGGGCGACCGCCTGGCCGAGGCCGACTTCGCCTCCCGCGTGGAGCAGCGCATCGACGACCTCCCCGGCCGGATCGACGCCGACGGGATCAGCGACGCCGCCCGCGGGGTGCTCAACGGCGCCCTCAACGGGCTGGGGGCCCTGTTCGTCGCCGTCGTGGTCCTGCTCGACGGGCCCCGGCTGGTCGACCGGCTGCGGCTGGTGGTGCCCGAGGAGCACCGCGAGCGGGCCGACGCCGTGGGGCGGGTCTTCTACCGGGTCGTGGGCACCTACTTCGCCGGCTCGCTGCTGGTGGCCACCATCGGCGGCACGTGGGTGCTCGTCGTGGGGCTCGCCGTGGGCGTGCCCCTCGCACCGGTCGCGGCCGTCTGGTACGCCGTGGTGTCGCTCATCCCCCAGGTCGGTGGGTTCCTCGGCACGTCCTTCGTGACCCTCCTGGCCCTGACCCAGGGGGTGGTCCCCGCCCTCATCGTGCTCGTGCTGGTGGTGGCCTACATGAACCTCGAGAACTACGTCATCACCCCGGCCATCGTCGGCGAGGCCGTCGACCTCTCCCCGCCGGTCACCATGCTCGCCGCCCTCGTCGGCGGGGCCGCCGCCGGCGTGCCCGGGGCCCTGGCCGCCACCCCGCTCTGCGGCACGGTGAAGGCCGTGTACCAGGAGGCCCGCTTCGGCGAGGCCCCGCCCGCCCCCACCCGCCTGGTCGACCGCCTCCCGGCGCCGCTGCGCAGGCTGGTCGCACGGGTCAGGGGTCGGCGGACCCCCGAGGAGGGCGACCGTGGCTGA
- a CDS encoding AI-2E family transporter, with amino-acid sequence MDRRVRLTIGPAALAVVFAAIVGALVLRNVLEAGRRPLGWALAAVVAAAALEPVVSLASRQVRRSVALVVTVVPLLALVGLVTWASVRDLDAQVQILQRDIPEVAQDIQDSERFGDAATEFDLVGKAEAFADDLRRPSSRVGEEARGGASTWALTLILTLFALGWGPRFSEAAQRQVRDPATRDRLTRVVGRAFERSQVYVDVAVLLALATGLLAWVAFTLIDLPAPTPLALLVGVASLVPSLGVAVATVPVAVLAWGVVSPGAGLALLVGGIVLQVLHRLVLNRATRGAAHPGAAVIVISFILGYELYGVGGAVVGVALAVFAAAVADSVAEERAGPVEPTPDAPGV; translated from the coding sequence GTGGACCGCCGGGTGCGCCTCACCATCGGTCCCGCCGCCCTGGCGGTGGTGTTCGCGGCCATCGTCGGCGCCCTCGTCCTGCGCAACGTGCTGGAGGCGGGCCGGCGGCCCCTCGGCTGGGCCCTGGCCGCGGTCGTGGCCGCCGCCGCCCTCGAGCCGGTCGTGTCGCTGGCCAGCCGGCAGGTGCGGCGCAGCGTGGCCCTCGTCGTCACCGTCGTCCCCCTCCTCGCCCTGGTCGGGCTGGTGACGTGGGCGTCGGTGCGCGACCTCGACGCCCAGGTGCAGATCCTCCAACGGGACATCCCGGAGGTGGCCCAGGACATCCAGGACTCCGAGCGCTTCGGCGACGCGGCCACGGAGTTCGACCTCGTCGGCAAGGCCGAGGCCTTCGCCGACGACCTGCGCCGGCCGTCCAGCCGGGTGGGCGAGGAGGCCCGGGGCGGGGCCTCCACCTGGGCCCTCACCCTGATCCTCACGCTCTTCGCCCTGGGCTGGGGGCCGCGCTTCAGCGAGGCCGCCCAGCGCCAGGTCCGCGACCCGGCGACGCGGGACCGGCTCACCCGCGTGGTGGGCCGCGCCTTCGAGCGGAGCCAGGTCTACGTCGATGTCGCCGTCCTGCTCGCCCTGGCCACCGGCCTCCTCGCGTGGGTCGCCTTCACCCTCATCGACCTCCCCGCCCCCACCCCCCTCGCCCTGCTGGTCGGGGTGGCCAGCCTGGTCCCGTCGCTCGGCGTCGCGGTGGCGACCGTCCCGGTGGCCGTGCTCGCCTGGGGCGTGGTGTCGCCCGGCGCCGGCCTGGCCCTGCTCGTCGGCGGGATCGTGCTCCAGGTCCTGCACCGGCTGGTGCTCAACCGGGCCACCCGGGGCGCCGCCCACCCGGGGGCGGCGGTGATCGTCATCTCCTTCATCCTCGGCTACGAGCTCTACGGCGTGGGCGGCGCCGTGGTCGGGGTGGCCCTCGCCGTCTTCGCCGCCGCCGTGGCCGACTCCGTCGCCGAGGAGCGCGCCGGACCCGTGGAGCCCACCCCCGACGCGCCCGGTGTGTGA